In Nomascus leucogenys isolate Asia chromosome 25, Asia_NLE_v1, whole genome shotgun sequence, a single genomic region encodes these proteins:
- the LOC100586114 gene encoding keratin-associated protein 10-1 isoform X1, whose amino-acid sequence MAASTMSICSSTCSDSWQVDDCPESCCEPLCCAPSCCAPAPCLTLVCTPGSCVSSPCCQAACEPSPCQSGCTSSCTPSCCQQSSCQPACCTSSLCQQACCMPVCCKPICCKPSCCVPVCCKPVCYVPTCSEDSSSCCQQSSCQPACCTSSPCQQACYVPVRCKPVCCKPVCCVPVCSGASTSCCQQSSCQPACGTTSCYRPFSSVSLLCRPVCRPACCVPVSSCCAPASSCQASCCRPASCVSLLCRPACSRPAC is encoded by the exons atgGCCGCGTCCACCATGTCCATCTGCTCCAGCACTTGCTCTGACTCCTGGCAGGTGGACGACTGCCCAGAGAGCTGCTGTGAGCCCCTATGCTGTGCCCCCAGCTGCTGCGCCCCGGCCCCCTGCCTGACCCTGGTCTGCACCCCAGGGAGCTGTGTGTCCAGCCCCTGCTGCCAGGCAGCCTGTGAGCCCAGCCCCTGCCAATCAGGCTGCACCAGCTCCTGCACACCCTCATGTTGCCAGCAGTCTAGCTGCCAGCCAGCTTGCtgcacctcctccctctgccaGCAGGCCTGCTGCATGCCCGTCTGCTGCAAGCCCATCTGCTGCAAGCCT TCCTGCTGTGTGCCTGTTTGCTGCAAGCCCGTGTGCTATGTGCCCACCTGCTCTGAGGATTCCTCTTCATGCTGCCAGCAGTCTAGCTGCCAGCCAGCTTGCTGCACCTCCTCCCCCTGCCAGCAGGCCTGCTATGTGCCCGTCCGTTGCAAGCCTGTCTGCTGCAAACCCGTCTGCTGTGTGCCTGTCTGCTCTGGGGCTTCCACTTCATGCTGCCAGCAGTCTAGCTGCCAGCCGGCTTGCGGCACCACCTCCTGCTACAGACCCTTCTCCTCCGTGTCCCTCCTCTGCCGCCCCGTATGCAGGCCTGCCTGCTGCGTGCCTGTCTCCTCCTGCTGtgcccctgcctcctcctgccaGGCCAGCTGCTGCCGCCCGGCCTCCTGCGTGTCCCTCCTCTGCCGCCCCGCGTGCTCCCGCCCGGCCTGCTGA
- the LOC100586114 gene encoding keratin-associated protein 10-1 isoform X3, whose product MAASTMSICSSTCSDSWQVDDCPESCCEPLCCAPSCCAPAPCLTLVCTPGSCVSSPCCQAACEPSPCQSGCTSSCTPSCCQQSSCQPACCTSSLCQQACCMPVCCKPICCKPVCCVSTCSEDSSSCGQQSSCQPACCASSSCQQSCCVPPVCCKPVCCVPVCSGASTSCCQQSSCQPACGTTSCYRPFSSVSLLCRPVCRPACCVPVSSCCAPASSCQASCCRPASCVSLLCRPACSRPAC is encoded by the exons atgGCCGCGTCCACCATGTCCATCTGCTCCAGCACTTGCTCTGACTCCTGGCAGGTGGACGACTGCCCAGAGAGCTGCTGTGAGCCCCTATGCTGTGCCCCCAGCTGCTGCGCCCCGGCCCCCTGCCTGACCCTGGTCTGCACCCCAGGGAGCTGTGTGTCCAGCCCCTGCTGCCAGGCAGCCTGTGAGCCCAGCCCCTGCCAATCAGGCTGCACCAGCTCCTGCACACCCTCATGTTGCCAGCAGTCTAGCTGCCAGCCAGCTTGCtgcacctcctccctctgccaGCAGGCCTGCTGCATGCCCGTCTGCTGCAAGCCCATCTGCTGCAAGCCTGTGTGCTGTGTGTCCACCTGCTCTGAGGATTCCTCTTCATGCGGCCAGCAGTCTAGCTGCCAGCCAGCTTGCTGTGCCTCTTCCTCCTGCCAGCAGTCCTGCTGTGTGCCT CCTGTCTGCTGCAAACCCGTCTGCTGTGTGCCTGTCTGCTCTGGGGCTTCCACTTCATGCTGCCAGCAGTCTAGCTGCCAGCCGGCTTGCGGCACCACCTCCTGCTACAGACCCTTCTCCTCCGTGTCCCTCCTCTGCCGCCCCGTATGCAGGCCTGCCTGCTGCGTGCCTGTCTCCTCCTGCTGtgcccctgcctcctcctgccaGGCCAGCTGCTGCCGCCCGGCCTCCTGCGTGTCCCTCCTCTGCCGCCCCGCGTGCTCCCGCCCGGCCTGCTGA
- the LOC100586114 gene encoding keratin-associated protein 10-3 isoform X4: protein MAASTMSICSSTCSDSWQVDDCPESCCEPLCCAPSCCAPAPCLTLVCTPGSCVSSPCCQAACEPSPCQSGCTSSCTPSCCQQSSCQPACCTSSLCQQACCMPVCCKPICCKPVCCPVCCKPVCCVPVCSGASTSCCQQSSCQPACGTTSCYRPFSSVSLLCRPVCRPACCVPVSSCCAPASSCQASCCRPASCVSLLCRPACSRPAC from the exons atgGCCGCGTCCACCATGTCCATCTGCTCCAGCACTTGCTCTGACTCCTGGCAGGTGGACGACTGCCCAGAGAGCTGCTGTGAGCCCCTATGCTGTGCCCCCAGCTGCTGCGCCCCGGCCCCCTGCCTGACCCTGGTCTGCACCCCAGGGAGCTGTGTGTCCAGCCCCTGCTGCCAGGCAGCCTGTGAGCCCAGCCCCTGCCAATCAGGCTGCACCAGCTCCTGCACACCCTCATGTTGCCAGCAGTCTAGCTGCCAGCCAGCTTGCtgcacctcctccctctgccaGCAGGCCTGCTGCATGCCCGTCTGCTGCAAGCCCATCTGCTGCAAGCCTGTGTGCTGT CCTGTCTGCTGCAAACCCGTCTGCTGTGTGCCTGTCTGCTCTGGGGCTTCCACTTCATGCTGCCAGCAGTCTAGCTGCCAGCCGGCTTGCGGCACCACCTCCTGCTACAGACCCTTCTCCTCCGTGTCCCTCCTCTGCCGCCCCGTATGCAGGCCTGCCTGCTGCGTGCCTGTCTCCTCCTGCTGtgcccctgcctcctcctgccaGGCCAGCTGCTGCCGCCCGGCCTCCTGCGTGTCCCTCCTCTGCCGCCCCGCGTGCTCCCGCCCGGCCTGCTGA
- the LOC100586114 gene encoding keratin-associated protein 10-1 isoform X2: MAASTMSICSSTCSDSWQVDDCPESCCEPLCCAPSCCAPAPCLTLVCTPGSCVSSPCCQAACEPSPCQSGCTSSCTPSCCQQSSCQPACCTSSLCQQACCMPVCCKPICCKPVCCVSTCSEDSSSCGQQSSCQPACCASSSCQQSCCVPVCCKPVCYVPTCSEDSSSCCQQSSCQPACCTSSPCQQACYVPVRCKPVCCKPVCCVPVCSGASTSCCQQSSCQPACCQASCCRPASCVSLLCRPACSRPAC, from the exons atgGCCGCGTCCACCATGTCCATCTGCTCCAGCACTTGCTCTGACTCCTGGCAGGTGGACGACTGCCCAGAGAGCTGCTGTGAGCCCCTATGCTGTGCCCCCAGCTGCTGCGCCCCGGCCCCCTGCCTGACCCTGGTCTGCACCCCAGGGAGCTGTGTGTCCAGCCCCTGCTGCCAGGCAGCCTGTGAGCCCAGCCCCTGCCAATCAGGCTGCACCAGCTCCTGCACACCCTCATGTTGCCAGCAGTCTAGCTGCCAGCCAGCTTGCtgcacctcctccctctgccaGCAGGCCTGCTGCATGCCCGTCTGCTGCAAGCCCATCTGCTGCAAGCCTGTGTGCTGTGTGTCCACCTGCTCTGAGGATTCCTCTTCATGCGGCCAGCAGTCTAGCTGCCAGCCAGCTTGCTGTGCCTCTTCCTCCTGCCAGCAGTCCTGCTGTGTGCCTGTTTGCTGCAAGCCCGTGTGCTATGTGCCCACCTGCTCTGAGGATTCCTCTTCATGCTGCCAGCAGTCTAGCTGCCAGCCAGCTTGCTGCACCTCCTCCCCCTGCCAGCAGGCCTGCTATGTGCCCGTCCGTTGCAAGCCTGTCTGCTGCAAACCCGTCTGCTGTGTGCCTGTCTGCTCTGGGGCTTCCACTTCATGCTGCCAGCAGTCTAGCTGCCAGCCGGCTTG ctgccaGGCCAGCTGCTGCCGCCCGGCCTCCTGCGTGTCCCTCCTCTGCCGCCCCGCGTGCTCCCGCCCGGCCTGCTGA